One part of the Rutidosis leptorrhynchoides isolate AG116_Rl617_1_P2 chromosome 1, CSIRO_AGI_Rlap_v1, whole genome shotgun sequence genome encodes these proteins:
- the LOC139886407 gene encoding secreted RxLR effector protein 161-like, with protein MAIGDTLSIRECPQTPQEKQKMKNVPYASAVGSLMYAMMCTRPDICFAVGMVSRYQSNPGLTHWKAVKRILRYLKGTSHYSLCYEGNDLQMRGYTDADWGRDMDERKSTSGFVFLLNKGAISWSSKKQSCIALSTMEAEFVAFSAAAQEAVWLSQFLSSLGVVGNTIDRALIYSDNEAAIAYSKDPKFHYKTKHIDIKYNYVKDKIARKEVSIEYISTHDMVADPLTKPIPRDAFVKHVRSQGLRRL; from the coding sequence ATGGCGATTGGTGATACGCTGAGCATTAGAGAGTGTCCGCAAACTCCACAAGAGAAACAAAAAATGAAAAATGTTCCTTATGCTAGTGCGGTTGGAAGTCTCATGTATGCTATGATGTGTACGAGACCGGATATCTGCTTTGCTGTTGGCATGGTAAGCCGATACCAATCCAATCCAGGTTTAACCCATTGGAAAGCCGTGAAAAGGATACTTAGGTATCTTAAGGGTACTAGTCATTACTCTTTGTGCTACGAAGGAAATGATCTGCAAATGAGAGGCTATACTGATGCTGATTGGGGAAGAGATATGGATGAAAGAAAATCCACCTCTGGCTTTGTTTTTCTGTTAAACAAAGGTGCTATATCTTGGAGTAGCAAGAAACAATCATGTATAGCATTGTCTACAATGGAAGCTGAATTTGTGGCATTTTCAGCTGCTGCACAAGAAGCTGTGTGGCTTAGTCAATTTTTGAGTAGCTTGGGGGTTGTTGGCAATACCATTGATCGAGCATTGATATACTCTGATAATGAGGCTGCCATTGCATATTCAAAAGACCCCAAGTTTCATTATAAAACAAAGCACATTGACATAAAGTACAATTATGTGAAGGACAAGATTGCAAGAAAGGAAGTAAGTATAGAGTACATATCTACGCATGATATGGTAGCAGATCCTTTGACAAAACCTATACCTAGAGATGCATTTGTTAAGCATGTTAGGTCTCAAGGATTACGTAGATTATGa